From a single Mesorhizobium shangrilense genomic region:
- a CDS encoding helix-turn-helix domain-containing protein — MDDIANDLSSTIGKRIHAERSMRDWSLAELADRSGVSKAMLSTIERGKTSPTAALLVRIASAFGMTLSTLIARAELQGGGLLRDGDQPTWRDPATGYVRRHLSPASDMPLELIRVQLPAGAKVNFPAASYAFIKQQIWMISGRLDFTEGDIVHRLQPGDCLALGAPSDCSFHASGPDAADYLVALVRG; from the coding sequence ATGGATGATATAGCGAACGATCTTTCTTCGACCATCGGCAAGCGAATACATGCCGAAAGAAGCATGCGCGACTGGTCGCTGGCCGAACTCGCCGATCGGTCCGGCGTGTCGAAAGCCATGCTCAGCACGATCGAGCGCGGCAAGACAAGTCCGACCGCGGCACTTCTGGTGCGCATCGCCTCGGCCTTCGGCATGACGCTGTCCACGCTGATCGCGCGGGCGGAGTTGCAGGGGGGCGGACTGCTTCGCGACGGCGACCAGCCGACATGGCGCGATCCCGCCACCGGCTATGTCCGGCGGCATCTTTCGCCGGCCTCGGACATGCCGCTCGAACTGATCCGGGTCCAGCTGCCGGCGGGAGCCAAGGTCAATTTCCCCGCCGCCTCCTATGCCTTCATCAAGCAGCAGATATGGATGATCTCCGGACGGCTCGATTTCACCGAGGGCGATATCGTGCACAGGCTCCAGCCGGGCGATTGCCTGGCGCTAGGCGCGCCGTCGGATTGCAGTTTCCATGCCTCCGGGCCGGACGCTGCCGACTATCTGGTCGCGCTGGTCAGGGGGTAG
- a CDS encoding GNAT family N-acetyltransferase yields MGSIEIKAMTGAGRARDMLVEILIETVAAGGSVSFIHPLAREAAEAFWEKSLQAAARGERVVLGAWDGDALVGTVTLLLDFPPNQPHRAEIAKLMTSVDQRGKGVATSLMQAAERLAVKKGRTLLVLDTAAEEGASGLYEKLGFTLTGEIPDYALKPLGGLTATLIYWKRVGPA; encoded by the coding sequence ATGGGGTCCATCGAAATCAAGGCTATGACCGGCGCGGGGCGAGCGCGAGACATGCTGGTCGAGATTCTGATCGAGACGGTTGCCGCCGGCGGATCGGTCAGCTTCATACATCCGCTGGCGCGGGAGGCCGCCGAGGCCTTCTGGGAAAAATCCCTCCAGGCGGCAGCGAGAGGCGAAAGAGTGGTGCTGGGCGCATGGGATGGCGACGCTCTGGTCGGCACCGTGACATTGCTGCTCGACTTTCCGCCCAACCAGCCGCACCGGGCCGAGATCGCCAAGCTGATGACATCAGTCGATCAACGGGGCAAGGGCGTGGCAACCAGCCTGATGCAGGCGGCGGAGCGCCTCGCCGTCAAGAAGGGCCGCACGCTGCTGGTGCTGGACACTGCTGCCGAGGAGGGGGCTTCCGGCCTCTACGAAAAACTGGGCTTCACGCTGACAGGCGAAATCCCCGACTATGCGCTGAAGCCGCTGGGCGGGCTGACTGCTACGTTGATCTATTGGAAGCGCGTCGGCCCTGCTTGA
- a CDS encoding LysR family transcriptional regulator, protein MASRPPDALPPLDWLRSFEAAARLSNFTAAAGELGLTQAAVSQHIRFLEERLKTRLFSRLARGVALSPEGAAYLPHIQSAFATIGNSTTELFEPRAVQTVTIRVPISFALLVLMPALPDLTKALPQIQLDVVTIHRPTDYDQPGSVLDVRFGNGSFPGREADRLTVERLVPVAAPALADNADWTSLPLLLVAGAREMWAEWFAAAGLAGHARRSHRFDSFVAAMEAARAGAGILLGSRPLIDAALAGRALVPLSDFELSSSSGHFLTQPSAAPLSRAEQDFRQWLLSRHPSAVRT, encoded by the coding sequence ATGGCTAGTAGACCCCCTGATGCCTTGCCTCCGCTCGACTGGCTGCGCAGCTTCGAAGCCGCGGCGCGGCTGTCCAACTTCACCGCCGCCGCGGGCGAGCTTGGCCTGACGCAAGCGGCCGTCAGCCAGCATATCCGGTTTCTCGAGGAGCGACTGAAGACCCGCCTGTTTTCGCGGCTTGCTCGCGGCGTCGCACTGTCCCCGGAGGGCGCGGCCTATCTGCCGCACATCCAGTCGGCATTCGCCACCATCGGCAACAGCACCACGGAATTGTTCGAACCGCGCGCTGTCCAGACCGTCACCATCCGGGTGCCGATCTCCTTTGCCCTGCTTGTGCTGATGCCCGCCCTGCCCGATCTCACGAAGGCGCTGCCCCAGATCCAGCTCGATGTGGTGACGATCCACCGTCCCACTGACTATGACCAGCCGGGCTCGGTGCTCGACGTACGCTTCGGCAACGGCTCCTTTCCCGGGCGCGAAGCCGACAGGCTGACCGTCGAGCGGCTCGTGCCGGTAGCCGCCCCTGCCCTGGCTGACAATGCCGACTGGACCTCCCTGCCCCTGCTTCTGGTCGCCGGTGCGCGCGAAATGTGGGCGGAATGGTTCGCCGCCGCCGGATTGGCGGGACATGCCAGGCGCTCGCACCGCTTCGACAGTTTCGTTGCCGCGATGGAAGCGGCCAGGGCCGGTGCCGGCATCCTGCTGGGCTCGCGGCCCCTGATCGACGCCGCACTCGCCGGCAGGGCCCTGGTGCCGCTTTCCGACTTCGAACTCTCCAGCAGTTCTGGTCATTTCCTGACCCAGCCTTCGGCAGCACCACTGTCGCGCGCCGAACAGGATTTTCGTCAGTGGCTTCTGTCGCGTCACCCAAGCGCGGTGAGAACATAG
- the tmpA gene encoding 2-trimethylaminoethylphosphonate dioxygenase, whose translation MLTHAFIGDEGRTIELDWEDGARTRFHAMWLRDNALDDKTRSAGNGQRLITILDIPADTRIGAASIKGGALEVSFAPEGKTVSFPASWLSANAYDRDAARQSGWTGGEIRRWTKATMQNSVPRAGYGAASRDRNVLREWLSAVRAYGFAVMDGLPTESGALCKVSDLFGYIRETNYGRWFEVRAEVNPSNLAYTNLGLQAHTDNPYRDPVPTLQILSCIENTVDGGESSVVDGFAVAAALQAENPEGFRLLSSCSARFEYAGSSGVRLQSKRPMIELGPDGELICIRFNNRSLAPTVDVPFADMDAYYKAYRRFAELIEDPSFEVTFKLEPGQAFIVDNTRVMHARKAFSGTGKRWLQGCYADKDGLLSTLAAIEHGFKEAAE comes from the coding sequence ATGCTGACCCACGCGTTTATTGGCGACGAAGGAAGAACAATCGAACTTGACTGGGAGGATGGGGCACGCACCCGCTTCCATGCCATGTGGCTGCGCGACAATGCGCTGGACGACAAGACGCGCAGCGCCGGCAATGGCCAGCGCCTGATCACCATCCTCGACATTCCCGCCGATACACGCATTGGCGCTGCTTCGATCAAGGGCGGTGCGCTGGAGGTCAGCTTCGCGCCGGAAGGCAAGACGGTCAGCTTTCCCGCTTCGTGGTTGAGCGCCAACGCCTATGATCGCGACGCGGCCCGCCAATCCGGCTGGACCGGCGGCGAGATTCGGCGCTGGACCAAGGCGACGATGCAGAATTCCGTGCCGCGCGCCGGCTATGGCGCCGCCAGCCGCGACCGCAACGTCCTGCGCGAATGGCTGTCGGCGGTGCGCGCCTACGGCTTTGCGGTGATGGACGGTCTGCCGACCGAATCCGGGGCGCTGTGCAAAGTGTCCGACCTGTTCGGGTACATCAGGGAGACCAATTACGGCCGCTGGTTCGAAGTGCGCGCCGAGGTCAATCCGAGCAATCTCGCCTACACCAATCTCGGCCTTCAGGCGCACACCGACAATCCGTACCGCGATCCGGTGCCGACGCTGCAGATCCTGTCATGCATCGAGAACACGGTCGATGGCGGCGAATCGAGCGTCGTCGACGGGTTTGCCGTCGCAGCCGCCTTGCAGGCCGAAAACCCGGAGGGTTTTCGGCTGCTGAGTTCATGTTCGGCACGCTTTGAATATGCCGGCTCGTCCGGCGTTCGGCTGCAGTCCAAGCGCCCGATGATCGAACTCGGGCCGGATGGCGAGCTGATCTGCATCCGCTTCAACAACCGCTCGCTGGCGCCGACGGTCGACGTGCCCTTCGCCGACATGGACGCCTATTACAAGGCCTATCGCCGGTTCGCCGAACTCATCGAGGATCCGTCCTTCGAAGTGACGTTCAAGCTTGAGCCTGGCCAGGCCTTCATCGTCGACAACACCCGCGTCATGCATGCTCGCAAGGCCTTTTCCGGGACAGGCAAGCGCTGGCTGCAGGGCTGTTACGCCGACAAGGACGGCTTGCTCTCGACGCTTGCCGCGATCGAACACGGTTTCAAGGAGGCGGCGGAATGA
- the tmpB gene encoding (R)-1-hydroxy-2-trimethylaminoethylphosphonate oxygenase, which yields MSDPDLNAGNIVEFIADIFERRGAESYLGEPVTMSEHMLQGAWLAEQDDAPEELVAAALLHDIGHYTSEFGTYSPDDVEDKHHDEAGGEVLAPFFPPVIVECVRLHVSAKRYLCATDPTYFGKLSQASVHTLSLQGGPMNADEVAEFRRNPFHDEAVRVRIWDEGGKIADMKTRSFRDYVPLLERVVARFAADKAA from the coding sequence ATGAGCGACCCGGATCTGAACGCGGGCAATATCGTCGAGTTCATCGCCGATATCTTCGAGAGGCGTGGTGCGGAATCCTATCTCGGCGAGCCCGTCACCATGTCCGAGCACATGCTGCAGGGCGCGTGGCTCGCCGAACAGGACGATGCGCCGGAAGAGCTGGTGGCGGCGGCACTGCTGCACGACATCGGCCACTACACCAGCGAGTTCGGCACCTATTCGCCTGACGATGTCGAGGACAAGCACCATGACGAGGCCGGCGGTGAGGTGCTGGCGCCGTTCTTCCCGCCGGTCATCGTCGAATGCGTGAGGCTGCATGTTTCGGCCAAACGCTATCTCTGCGCCACCGATCCGACCTATTTCGGCAAGCTGTCGCAGGCGTCGGTGCACACGCTGTCGCTGCAGGGCGGCCCGATGAATGCCGACGAGGTGGCCGAGTTCCGCAGGAATCCGTTCCATGATGAAGCTGTGCGGGTCCGTATATGGGACGAGGGCGGCAAGATCGCCGACATGAAAACGCGTTCGTTTCGCGACTATGTGCCGCTGCTGGAACGCGTGGTGGCGCGCTTCGCCGCCGATAAGGCGGCATAG
- a CDS encoding PcfJ domain-containing protein, with protein sequence MARSMIQRRQEAERERIEAYAATLRRVSPTPRPVPDFGRALKEVRRGFASMAIRDGASWRPQLKTRDPARLQLAAARHLYAHYPVSAALERIWLDSSGLHVDEVTLRKTWYVTVARGDSLYKAGANAWLSRKEVHCFLNLSGDFSFNEAFWVAIARSYADDVGLAARLARTKIASTPRAELPFWREVVRFFCGQPGSKEEIDDLCDYIAAMYRRDRAYSLKGRTLASLRRQMSEWHHDIAAIERIEAMRRRAAGRAAQPAEMQAQGRAWDGSPLEDWEWQPPTKGAKVHGERFFVRQLKTAEDLVAESRAMHHCVSTYAAKCIAGNASIWVLRRTALGKVERLLTIELDRQNRAIQVRGPSNRLDTPDERKILERWAKARGVLLVN encoded by the coding sequence ATGGCCAGGTCCATGATCCAGCGCAGGCAAGAGGCCGAGCGCGAACGTATTGAAGCATATGCCGCGACGCTGCGGCGGGTTTCTCCAACCCCGCGCCCCGTTCCGGACTTTGGGCGGGCGCTCAAGGAGGTGCGCCGTGGCTTTGCCAGCATGGCGATCCGCGATGGGGCCTCGTGGCGTCCGCAACTGAAAACGCGCGATCCCGCGCGGCTGCAACTGGCCGCGGCGCGGCATCTTTATGCGCACTATCCGGTCTCGGCCGCGCTCGAGCGTATCTGGCTGGACAGTTCGGGGCTGCATGTCGACGAGGTTACGCTTCGCAAGACCTGGTACGTGACGGTTGCGCGTGGTGACTCGCTCTACAAGGCGGGTGCCAATGCGTGGCTGTCGCGCAAGGAAGTGCATTGTTTCCTGAACCTCTCGGGCGATTTCTCGTTCAACGAGGCGTTTTGGGTGGCGATTGCGCGGTCCTATGCGGATGATGTCGGGCTGGCGGCTCGCCTTGCCCGCACGAAGATAGCAAGCACGCCACGCGCAGAGCTGCCATTCTGGCGCGAGGTGGTGCGTTTCTTTTGCGGACAGCCAGGGTCGAAGGAGGAGATTGACGATCTCTGCGACTACATCGCCGCCATGTATCGGCGTGATCGAGCCTACAGTCTGAAGGGGCGCACGCTCGCTTCGCTGCGCCGGCAGATGTCGGAGTGGCATCACGACATTGCGGCGATCGAACGCATTGAGGCCATGCGCCGCCGCGCGGCCGGACGGGCTGCGCAACCTGCGGAAATGCAGGCACAAGGGCGTGCCTGGGATGGCTCCCCTCTGGAGGACTGGGAATGGCAGCCACCAACCAAGGGGGCGAAGGTGCATGGCGAGCGGTTCTTCGTTCGCCAGTTGAAGACAGCCGAGGATCTGGTTGCCGAAAGCCGGGCGATGCATCATTGCGTCTCGACCTATGCGGCCAAATGCATCGCCGGCAACGCGTCCATCTGGGTGCTGCGGCGCACGGCGCTCGGCAAGGTCGAGCGCCTGCTGACAATCGAGCTCGATCGGCAAAATCGTGCGATCCAGGTACGAGGCCCCAGCAATCGCCTTGATACGCCGGATGAGCGCAAGATTCTGGAGCGGTGGGCCAAGGCGAGGGGCGTGCTACTGGTGAACTGA
- a CDS encoding NAD(P)/FAD-dependent oxidoreductase, with protein sequence MLERTPTTKAQALLDKFGKALEAGDIDTAVNSFQADCYWRDLVTFTWNLKTMEGQDQVRDMLKATLAETKPTGWAVAEGEEATEADGVITAWITFETIVARGFGLVRFKGDLIWTLLTTMAELKGHEEKSGFTRPLGAKHGHGKDRKTWREERDDEIAELGHTRQPYVLIIGGGQGGIALGARLKQLGVPTIIIEKNERPGDSWRKRYKSLCLHDPVWYDHLPYIDFPKNWPVFAPKDKIGDWLEMYTNVMELNYWSSTSAKSAKYDEKAGEWTVVVERDGKEITLKPKQLVLATGMSGKANWPKYKGQDIFTGEQQHSSNHPGPDRYRGKKVVVIGSNNSAHDICAALWEGGADVTMVQRSSTHIVKSDTLMDIGLGGLYSEQAVENGMTTRKADLIFASLPYRILHEFQIPLYEQMKERDAKFYEDLEKAGFLLDWGDDGSGLFMKYLRRGSGYYIDVGACDLVIDGSIKLKSGPGAAVQELTVTGVKFADGTELPADLVIYATGYGSMNGWAADLISQDVADKVGKVWGLGSNTTKDPGPWEGEQRNMWKPTQQDALWFHGGNLHQSRHYSQYLSLQLKARQVGLPTPVYGLQEVHHKG encoded by the coding sequence ATGCTTGAAAGAACACCCACCACCAAGGCGCAAGCGCTGCTCGACAAGTTCGGCAAGGCGCTGGAGGCCGGCGACATAGACACCGCGGTCAACTCCTTCCAGGCGGATTGCTACTGGCGCGACCTCGTGACGTTTACGTGGAACCTGAAGACGATGGAGGGCCAGGACCAGGTTCGCGATATGTTGAAGGCAACCCTCGCCGAGACCAAGCCTACAGGCTGGGCGGTGGCCGAAGGCGAGGAAGCGACCGAGGCGGACGGCGTCATCACCGCCTGGATCACCTTCGAGACCATAGTGGCACGAGGCTTCGGCCTGGTGCGTTTCAAGGGCGACCTGATCTGGACCTTGCTCACCACCATGGCCGAACTGAAGGGACATGAGGAAAAATCCGGCTTCACCCGCCCGCTCGGCGCCAAGCATGGGCACGGCAAGGACCGCAAGACATGGCGTGAGGAGCGCGACGACGAGATCGCCGAACTCGGTCACACCAGGCAGCCCTACGTCCTCATCATCGGCGGCGGCCAGGGCGGTATTGCGCTTGGCGCGCGGCTGAAACAGCTGGGCGTGCCGACGATCATCATCGAGAAGAACGAACGCCCGGGCGATTCCTGGCGCAAGCGCTACAAGTCGCTCTGCCTGCATGACCCGGTTTGGTACGACCATCTGCCCTACATCGATTTCCCCAAGAACTGGCCGGTCTTCGCGCCAAAGGACAAGATCGGCGACTGGCTTGAGATGTACACCAACGTGATGGAGCTGAATTACTGGTCCTCCACGTCAGCCAAATCCGCAAAGTACGACGAGAAGGCCGGGGAATGGACAGTCGTCGTTGAGCGCGACGGCAAGGAGATCACCCTCAAGCCCAAGCAGCTGGTGCTGGCCACCGGCATGTCCGGCAAGGCGAACTGGCCGAAATACAAGGGCCAGGACATCTTCACGGGCGAGCAGCAGCATTCCTCGAACCACCCTGGTCCCGACAGATATCGCGGCAAGAAGGTGGTGGTCATCGGCTCCAACAACTCCGCCCACGACATCTGCGCGGCGCTGTGGGAGGGGGGCGCCGACGTCACCATGGTGCAGCGCTCCTCCACCCACATCGTCAAGTCCGATACGCTGATGGATATCGGCCTGGGCGGGCTCTATTCAGAGCAGGCGGTGGAGAACGGCATGACGACGCGCAAGGCCGACCTGATCTTCGCTTCCCTGCCCTACCGCATCCTGCACGAGTTCCAGATCCCGCTTTACGAACAGATGAAGGAACGCGACGCGAAGTTCTATGAAGACCTGGAAAAGGCCGGCTTCCTGCTCGACTGGGGCGATGACGGCTCCGGTCTTTTCATGAAGTATCTGCGCCGGGGTTCGGGCTACTATATCGATGTCGGTGCTTGCGATCTCGTCATCGATGGTTCGATCAAGCTGAAGAGCGGACCGGGCGCGGCGGTACAGGAACTGACCGTGACCGGCGTCAAGTTCGCTGATGGCACCGAATTGCCGGCCGATCTCGTGATCTATGCCACGGGCTACGGCTCGATGAACGGATGGGCCGCGGACCTCATCTCGCAGGACGTGGCGGACAAGGTCGGCAAGGTCTGGGGTCTTGGCTCGAACACCACCAAGGATCCCGGGCCCTGGGAAGGCGAGCAGCGCAACATGTGGAAGCCGACACAGCAGGACGCGCTGTGGTTCCACGGCGGCAATCTTCACCAGTCCAGGCACTATTCGCAGTATCTGTCACTGCAGCTGAAGGCCAGACAGGTCGGCTTGCCCACGCCCGTCTATGGATTGCAGGAGGTCCATCACAAGGGATAG
- a CDS encoding sigma-54-dependent Fis family transcriptional regulator: MAGEREHIREIEQVLSGGQSARDHVVVQSWLRCVDTHRLDPTRPTEAYIVPDTQLREHREQSERLIAIARSGLETLFRQVTGQNYVLLLANAKGVTVDFLGDPLFMDQLRTAGLYLGSEWSESRTGTCGVGSCIVTGEAMTIHQTDHFDTTHTPLSCTAAPIFDTNGELAAVLDISLLRSPQPKVSQNLALHLVTASARRIELANLMAQMHSEWVLRFSRSPEFLDVDPEAAIALDASGRILGTTHGGALLLAQAGGVDWRLSPSPVGQPISRYLDMSIDDLPSLTRGRPTEERLVFGRSGSALFAHAIEPQPTIGRRALVEAVPKPISELSGGDPAMAALQVRAAKLARTTIPILIHGETGSGKEYLARAIHECSQRGGPFVAINCAAIPEHLIESELFGHTAGAFTGATARGRKGLIEGANGGTLFLDEIGDMPYPLQSRLLRVIAERELIPVGGTQPLQVDIKIISASHHDLRKLVAEGRFREDLFYRLNAASLTLPALRERTDFEWLLDRLLDQHARLAGRPARLSPAARLALIRHRWPGNIRELANAIDLAVTLCDDETIQPTDLPDFAPPHLAPSTPPAPLVALRAPSPEDERTALLDALAISGWNISEAARRLGVDRTTVHRRMKRLRLEAPN, from the coding sequence GTGGCTGGCGAACGGGAGCATATCCGCGAGATAGAGCAGGTGCTGTCCGGTGGACAATCGGCCCGCGACCATGTCGTGGTGCAGTCCTGGCTGCGTTGTGTCGACACGCATCGGCTCGACCCGACGCGGCCCACCGAAGCCTATATCGTGCCGGATACCCAGTTGCGCGAACACCGCGAGCAGTCCGAGCGGCTGATCGCCATTGCCCGCAGCGGCCTGGAAACGCTTTTCAGACAGGTGACAGGCCAGAACTACGTGCTGCTGCTGGCAAACGCCAAGGGGGTGACCGTCGACTTCCTCGGCGATCCGCTGTTCATGGACCAGTTGCGCACGGCGGGACTCTATCTCGGCTCCGAATGGTCGGAGAGCCGCACCGGAACCTGCGGCGTGGGCTCCTGCATCGTCACCGGCGAAGCGATGACGATCCACCAGACCGACCATTTCGACACCACCCATACGCCGCTTTCCTGCACCGCCGCACCGATCTTCGACACCAATGGCGAATTGGCTGCCGTGCTGGACATTTCGCTGCTGCGCTCCCCCCAGCCCAAGGTCAGCCAGAATCTGGCGCTGCATCTGGTGACCGCCTCCGCGCGACGCATTGAGCTCGCCAATCTGATGGCGCAGATGCACTCCGAATGGGTGCTGCGCTTTTCCCGTTCGCCGGAGTTCCTGGACGTCGACCCCGAGGCCGCCATCGCCCTCGACGCGTCGGGCCGTATCCTCGGCACGACGCACGGCGGGGCACTGCTGCTGGCGCAAGCTGGAGGGGTCGACTGGAGGCTCTCGCCGTCGCCGGTCGGCCAGCCGATCTCGCGCTATCTTGATATGAGCATCGATGATCTGCCGAGCCTGACGCGCGGGCGTCCGACCGAGGAGCGGCTGGTGTTCGGCCGCAGCGGCAGCGCCCTGTTCGCGCACGCCATCGAGCCGCAGCCGACAATCGGACGCCGCGCCCTCGTCGAAGCGGTGCCGAAGCCGATCAGCGAACTGTCGGGCGGCGATCCGGCGATGGCAGCCTTGCAGGTGCGTGCCGCCAAGCTGGCGCGCACCACCATTCCGATCCTGATCCACGGCGAGACCGGTTCCGGCAAGGAATATCTCGCCCGCGCGATCCACGAGTGCTCGCAACGCGGAGGCCCGTTTGTCGCCATCAATTGCGCGGCCATCCCCGAACACCTGATCGAGAGCGAATTGTTCGGCCATACCGCCGGCGCTTTCACCGGAGCGACAGCCAGGGGACGCAAGGGACTGATCGAGGGCGCCAATGGCGGCACGCTCTTCCTCGACGAGATCGGCGACATGCCCTACCCGCTGCAATCGCGGTTGCTCAGGGTGATCGCCGAGCGCGAACTGATCCCGGTCGGCGGCACCCAGCCGCTGCAGGTTGACATCAAGATCATTTCCGCCTCGCATCATGATCTGCGCAAGCTGGTTGCCGAAGGGCGTTTCCGCGAGGATCTGTTCTACCGGCTGAACGCCGCTTCGCTAACCTTGCCGGCGCTGCGCGAACGCACCGACTTCGAATGGCTTCTGGACCGGCTGCTGGACCAGCACGCGCGCCTTGCCGGTCGCCCGGCAAGGCTGTCGCCGGCGGCGCGGCTGGCGCTGATCCGTCACCGCTGGCCTGGCAACATCCGCGAACTCGCCAACGCCATCGATCTGGCGGTAACGCTTTGCGATGACGAAACGATCCAGCCCACCGACCTGCCGGACTTCGCGCCGCCGCATCTTGCGCCATCTACGCCGCCCGCTCCCTTGGTCGCACTCCGCGCGCCCTCACCCGAGGACGAGCGCACGGCGCTGCTGGATGCTCTGGCGATCTCAGGCTGGAACATCTCCGAGGCCGCGCGGCGTCTCGGCGTCGATCGCACGACGGTACATCGCCGCATGAAGCGGCTGCGGCTGGAGGCTCCGAACTAG
- a CDS encoding acetolactate synthase 3 large subunit, with protein sequence MSNGQNERREMTGAEMVVQALKDNGVKHVFGYPGGAVLPIYDEIFQQDEVEHILVRHEQGAGHAAEGYARSTGRAGVMLVTSGPGATNAVTPLQDALMDSIPLVCLTGQVPTSLIGSDAFQECDTVGITRPCTKHNWLVKDVNELAATIHEAFHVATTGRPGPVVVDIPKDVQFAKGFYVPPQIAPRTSYQPKVQGDLEKIKAAVELMAGAKKPIIYSGGGVINSGPEASHLLRELVDLTGFPITSTLMGLGAYPASGKNWMGMLGMHGTYEANMAMHDCDVMICIGARFDDRITGRLTAFSPNSRKIHIDIDPSSINKNVHTEVPIIGDVGRVLEDMVRLWRASAKADKKALYPWWEQIAKWRARDSLAYKMNNDVIMPQYAIERLYQLTKDMDTYITTEVGQHQMWAAQHYHFEKPNRWMTSGGLGTMGYGLPAALGVQIAHPNALVIDIAGDASVQMTMQEMSAAVQHDAPIKIFILNNQYMGMVRQWQQLLHGNRLSHSYTEAMPDFVKLAEAYGGHGIRCEKPDELDDAIKEMILVKKPVLFDCRVATLANCFPMIPSGKAHNEMLLPDEATDEAVANAIDAKGRELV encoded by the coding sequence ATGAGCAACGGACAGAACGAGCGGCGCGAGATGACAGGCGCCGAAATGGTGGTGCAGGCGCTGAAGGACAACGGCGTCAAGCATGTTTTCGGCTATCCCGGCGGCGCCGTACTTCCGATCTACGACGAGATCTTCCAGCAGGACGAGGTCGAGCACATCCTCGTCCGCCACGAGCAGGGCGCCGGCCATGCGGCTGAAGGCTACGCACGCTCGACCGGAAGGGCCGGGGTCATGCTGGTGACCTCGGGCCCGGGTGCCACCAATGCGGTGACGCCGCTGCAGGATGCGCTGATGGATTCGATCCCGCTGGTCTGCCTGACCGGGCAGGTGCCGACCTCGCTGATCGGCTCCGACGCTTTCCAGGAGTGCGACACGGTCGGCATCACGCGGCCCTGCACCAAGCATAACTGGCTGGTGAAGGACGTCAACGAGCTCGCCGCGACCATCCACGAGGCCTTTCATGTCGCGACGACCGGCCGACCCGGTCCTGTCGTGGTCGACATCCCGAAGGACGTGCAGTTCGCCAAGGGGTTTTACGTCCCGCCGCAGATCGCGCCGCGCACCAGCTACCAGCCGAAGGTCCAGGGCGACCTGGAGAAGATCAAGGCAGCCGTCGAACTGATGGCCGGCGCCAAGAAGCCGATCATCTATAGCGGCGGCGGCGTCATCAATTCCGGCCCGGAAGCCAGCCACCTGCTGCGCGAACTGGTCGATCTCACCGGTTTCCCGATCACTTCGACGCTGATGGGCCTGGGCGCCTATCCGGCGTCGGGCAAGAACTGGATGGGCATGCTGGGCATGCACGGCACCTACGAAGCCAACATGGCCATGCATGATTGCGACGTGATGATCTGCATCGGCGCGCGCTTCGACGACCGCATTACCGGACGGTTGACCGCGTTCTCGCCGAACTCGCGCAAGATCCACATCGACATCGATCCGTCGTCGATCAACAAGAATGTTCACACGGAAGTGCCGATCATCGGCGATGTCGGCCGTGTTCTGGAGGATATGGTGCGGCTGTGGCGGGCGAGCGCCAAGGCCGACAAGAAGGCGCTCTACCCATGGTGGGAGCAGATTGCCAAGTGGCGCGCGCGCGACTCGCTGGCCTACAAGATGAACAACGACGTCATCATGCCGCAATATGCGATCGAGCGGCTGTACCAACTAACCAAGGACATGGACACGTACATCACCACCGAGGTGGGCCAGCACCAGATGTGGGCGGCGCAGCACTATCATTTCGAGAAGCCGAACCGCTGGATGACGTCCGGCGGGCTGGGCACGATGGGCTATGGCCTGCCGGCGGCGCTCGGCGTGCAGATCGCGCATCCCAATGCGCTGGTCATCGATATCGCCGGCGACGCTTCGGTGCAGATGACCATGCAGGAGATGAGCGCGGCGGTGCAGCACGATGCGCCGATCAAGATCTTCATCCTCAACAACCAGTATATGGGAATGGTCAGGCAGTGGCAGCAGCTGCTGCACGGCAACCGTCTGTCGCATTCCTACACCGAGGCGATGCCGGACTTCGTCAAGCTGGCGGAAGCCTATGGCGGCCATGGCATTCGCTGCGAGAAGCCGGACGAGCTGGACGACGCGATCAAGGAGATGATCTTGGTCAAGAAGCCGGTGCTGTTCGACTGCCGCGTGGCGACGCTCGCCAATTGCTTCCCGATGATCCCGTCGGGCAAGGCGCACAACGAGATGCTCCTGCCGGACGAGGCAACCGACGAAGCGGTGGCCAACGCCATCGACGCCAAGGGCAGGGAACTGGTGTAG